The following proteins are co-located in the Nitrospira sp. genome:
- a CDS encoding ATP-binding protein, with amino-acid sequence MSDRVAYDTWVHANQRCLVAEFDRLKARLAGGQSAKTAGHTNDEIDADGPAPAAIDVLTTLFGLSRFERDVLLLCAGVEMNSELARVCGEALASGHRPSVTFGLALAALEAPHWSALTPVGPLRRWRLVELDESPGVANARLRIDERVLHYLAGVNYLDPRLRPLLRIRQPGELLAVAHRQTAATILSAVEAGRSSSGLVLLTGDDLQGQGDVAASVASELGLQLYVLPAALVPASASEIEALAVLWQRESFLLHAALLVECAEHEVPKQAGSFVDQLGGLVFVIGQELPSLARPAVPQVVNRPQAVEQRALWEQALGQDAALVNGSLDGVSWQFRLSAGTIATTGAQVRKRLAGDERPEGLLWRACRTAGRSKLDDLAQRIEPVADWEALIVSVPQQTTLRAMAAQVRHRLTVYQDWGFGSHGTRGLGITALFAGESGTGKTMAAEVLANELNLDLYRIDLSAVVSKYIGETERNLRRLFDAADESGAILLFDEADALFGKRSEVKDSHDRYANIEVSYLLQRMEAYRGLAILTTNMKASLDQAFHRRLRFVVHFPFPDAAQRESIWRTMFPASAPVEGLDYTKLARLHMAGGNIRNIALNAAFLAAQARQPLRMGHLLQAAQSEAAKRDRPLSDAETRGWV; translated from the coding sequence ATGAGCGACCGCGTGGCGTATGACACTTGGGTTCATGCCAACCAACGATGTTTGGTGGCTGAGTTCGACCGTCTGAAAGCCAGGCTCGCCGGTGGGCAGTCTGCGAAGACCGCCGGCCACACTAACGACGAGATCGATGCGGATGGACCGGCCCCTGCCGCCATTGATGTCCTCACTACGCTGTTCGGCCTCAGCCGCTTCGAACGCGATGTGCTGTTGCTCTGCGCAGGTGTCGAAATGAATTCGGAGTTGGCGCGTGTCTGCGGCGAGGCGCTGGCGTCCGGCCATCGGCCGTCCGTCACCTTCGGCTTGGCCCTGGCTGCCCTCGAGGCGCCGCATTGGAGCGCGTTGACCCCGGTCGGGCCGTTGCGCCGCTGGAGGCTCGTGGAACTGGATGAGAGTCCGGGCGTGGCGAATGCGCGCCTCCGTATCGACGAGCGCGTGTTGCACTATCTGGCAGGCGTGAATTATCTCGATCCACGGTTGCGCCCTCTCCTGCGTATCAGACAACCGGGTGAATTGCTGGCCGTCGCCCATCGACAGACCGCCGCGACAATTCTCTCCGCGGTCGAAGCCGGCCGATCCTCGTCGGGCCTCGTTCTCCTGACGGGCGACGATCTGCAAGGCCAGGGAGATGTGGCGGCCTCCGTGGCATCGGAACTCGGCCTGCAGCTGTATGTGCTTCCTGCGGCGCTCGTGCCGGCCAGCGCCTCGGAGATCGAGGCGCTGGCGGTGTTATGGCAGCGAGAATCGTTTCTGCTTCATGCGGCGTTGCTGGTGGAGTGCGCGGAGCATGAGGTGCCGAAACAGGCGGGTAGCTTCGTCGACCAACTCGGCGGTCTGGTGTTCGTGATCGGCCAGGAGTTGCCCTCGCTCGCGCGGCCGGCAGTTCCACAGGTCGTGAACCGGCCTCAGGCGGTGGAGCAGCGGGCCCTGTGGGAGCAGGCGCTTGGTCAGGATGCCGCGCTGGTCAATGGCTCGCTCGACGGAGTCTCCTGGCAGTTTCGCCTGAGTGCCGGCACGATCGCGACCACGGGCGCGCAGGTACGCAAACGACTGGCAGGGGACGAGCGACCGGAGGGACTGCTCTGGCGTGCCTGCCGGACGGCAGGCCGGTCCAAACTCGATGACCTCGCGCAACGGATCGAGCCGGTCGCCGATTGGGAGGCGCTGATCGTGTCGGTGCCGCAACAGACGACTCTGCGGGCAATGGCGGCCCAGGTACGGCATCGGTTGACCGTGTATCAGGACTGGGGGTTCGGCAGTCACGGTACGAGGGGGCTCGGCATTACGGCCCTCTTCGCCGGCGAGAGCGGAACCGGAAAGACCATGGCGGCCGAAGTGTTGGCCAACGAGCTGAATCTCGATCTCTACCGCATCGACCTCTCGGCCGTCGTCAGCAAGTACATCGGCGAGACGGAACGAAATCTGCGGCGCCTGTTTGATGCGGCGGATGAAAGCGGAGCCATTCTCCTGTTCGACGAAGCCGACGCGCTGTTCGGCAAACGGAGCGAGGTGAAGGACAGCCACGATCGCTACGCTAACATTGAAGTGAGTTATTTGCTCCAGCGCATGGAGGCCTATCGGGGGTTGGCGATCCTGACCACAAATATGAAGGCGTCGCTCGACCAGGCCTTTCACCGGCGGTTGCGCTTTGTGGTCCACTTTCCCTTTCCGGATGCCGCGCAGCGGGAATCCATTTGGCGCACCATGTTTCCAGCATCGGCACCGGTCGAAGGGCTCGATTACACCAAGCTGGCGCGGCTGCACATGGCCGGCGGGAACATCAGGAACATCGCCCTCAACGCCGCCTTCCTCGCGGCGCAGGCCAGGCAGCCGCTGCGCATGGGACATCTCCTGCAGGCGGCACAGAGCGAGGCGGCAAAGCGGGACCGGCCCCTGTCGGATGCAGAGACCCGGGGGTGGGTATGA
- a CDS encoding DUF4157 domain-containing protein, which translates to MRMPHPHATTEAEQREPAPIVRRRVDGFDGTGAGPAPPIVQEVLALPGRPLDGATRAFFEPRFGHDFGQVRVHHDDEAARSADAVTALAYTSGRHIVFARGQYAPHGNGGRQLLAHELAHVIQQGGTQAASTIHRQCVTGRACTQPISGDPGRFNASEYAAEESDRTARAEEARRDPGAVVASGHGSRAMHVEAFAAAEGIDLSAFYGVLIDRDMGASTGAAAGPCASLAGAVPPFAGPRDAYCMFVPEDMERLTGEAAASPPPRLVGGYPRAAWLQWVREMLVHEAQHIRYDTTAHPDLGGSCTRSTPLYRAANGTEYPLDFYLSELSAILAEFEPTFASVRRRSPAGDYGALLDNLQSAYHDALFSQYESITGILTTLRCHCDCADADAFVRDTFEFTSTGWSDTTRGIFLDFIQSRMPILQWPDSGASGATR; encoded by the coding sequence ATGCGCATGCCGCACCCTCACGCGACGACAGAGGCGGAACAGCGTGAGCCGGCGCCGATCGTGCGACGCCGGGTGGACGGTTTTGATGGAACAGGCGCGGGACCGGCCCCCCCGATCGTGCAGGAGGTGCTCGCGTTGCCGGGTCGTCCGCTGGATGGAGCCACCAGGGCATTCTTCGAACCACGGTTCGGACATGACTTCGGGCAGGTCCGGGTGCATCACGACGACGAGGCGGCACGGTCTGCGGATGCGGTGACGGCCCTGGCCTACACGAGCGGCCGCCATATCGTATTCGCGCGGGGGCAGTACGCGCCCCACGGAAACGGCGGGCGGCAACTCCTGGCCCATGAACTCGCGCATGTGATCCAGCAAGGCGGGACCCAGGCGGCCTCGACGATTCACCGTCAATGCGTCACAGGGAGGGCCTGTACCCAGCCGATCTCCGGTGACCCCGGGCGGTTCAATGCCTCGGAATACGCGGCGGAAGAGTCCGACCGCACCGCGCGCGCAGAGGAAGCCAGGCGAGATCCAGGGGCGGTCGTAGCTTCCGGACATGGGAGCCGTGCCATGCATGTCGAGGCCTTCGCCGCCGCTGAGGGTATCGATCTCTCTGCCTTCTACGGCGTCCTCATCGATCGCGACATGGGTGCGTCTACCGGGGCAGCCGCAGGGCCCTGCGCGAGCCTCGCTGGAGCCGTACCGCCTTTCGCCGGCCCTCGTGATGCCTACTGTATGTTCGTACCTGAGGACATGGAGCGGCTGACCGGGGAGGCAGCGGCTTCTCCCCCGCCGCGCCTGGTCGGAGGGTATCCACGCGCGGCCTGGCTTCAATGGGTACGGGAAATGCTCGTCCACGAGGCCCAGCATATCCGGTACGACACCACCGCTCATCCGGACTTGGGCGGATCCTGTACACGCTCGACCCCGCTGTATCGGGCCGCCAACGGAACCGAATACCCCCTCGACTTTTACTTGAGCGAACTGAGCGCCATTCTGGCCGAGTTCGAACCGACTTTTGCTTCGGTTCGCCGACGTAGCCCTGCAGGCGACTACGGAGCCTTACTCGACAACTTGCAATCCGCCTACCACGACGCCCTGTTCAGTCAATACGAGAGCATCACCGGTATCCTCACGACGTTGCGATGCCACTGCGATTGTGCGGATGCGGATGCCTTTGTGCGCGACACGTTCGAGTTCACCAGCACCGGTTGGTCCGACACCACCCGCGGAATCTTTTTGGACTTCATCCAGTCCCGCATGCCGATTTTGCAGTGGCCGGATTCGGGAGCGTCAGGCGCAACGCGATGA
- a CDS encoding DUF4157 domain-containing protein: protein MSLPGVRGQVTAQSSTPPVIQRHLSGSEGAKGGAAQPILQEVLASPGQPLDGATRAFFEPRFGHDFGNVRVHADERAAESARVVHASAYTVGRDIVFASGRYHQSTGEGRRLLAHELTHVVQQGSSGPREMLQRSGPSQSGNADEQTHRSLSGGFDASHEIVISGEPFNLVSIPAAVTPESPAWRYRDSAQDYLGAYPNLGNGVWALIVRQRDGVLCDIGGNCLGWALGNYGLIDPPDQVWGLARQYLDSIGRSVRERRSPLESYMQQVKKGQSEAGALWDYYMATQFQAVPTESEGEANLALYGRGFSGPMDGPSHIAFRTAGGELWASKPSPSKSPVLHETAAQMTGGQTGEVFRLYARTTGPMSHVVVRERQAQVNP, encoded by the coding sequence ATGTCACTACCGGGAGTCCGCGGTCAGGTCACAGCACAATCGTCGACTCCACCCGTGATTCAACGCCATCTGAGTGGATCGGAAGGGGCAAAAGGGGGCGCTGCGCAACCGATCCTGCAGGAGGTGCTGGCCTCACCCGGACAACCACTGGACGGGGCCACGCGCGCCTTCTTCGAACCGCGGTTTGGTCACGATTTTGGGAATGTGCGGGTCCATGCCGACGAGCGTGCCGCGGAATCGGCCCGTGTCGTGCATGCCTCCGCCTATACGGTGGGCCGCGATATCGTCTTCGCTTCCGGACGCTACCACCAGTCGACCGGGGAAGGCCGGAGGCTCCTGGCTCACGAGTTGACCCATGTCGTGCAGCAAGGTTCGAGCGGCCCCCGGGAGATGCTGCAACGGAGTGGACCCTCTCAGTCGGGGAACGCAGATGAACAAACGCACCGTTCCCTTTCCGGGGGATTCGATGCCAGTCATGAGATCGTCATCAGCGGAGAACCCTTCAACCTCGTGTCGATCCCTGCCGCCGTGACTCCCGAGAGCCCGGCATGGCGATACCGCGACAGTGCGCAGGACTACCTCGGTGCCTATCCCAATCTAGGAAACGGTGTGTGGGCGCTCATCGTCAGACAGCGGGACGGGGTGCTGTGCGACATCGGTGGGAATTGCCTGGGTTGGGCGCTCGGCAACTACGGCCTCATAGATCCACCGGACCAGGTATGGGGGCTCGCACGGCAATATCTCGACTCGATAGGCCGATCGGTGCGAGAGCGCCGGTCTCCATTGGAGAGCTACATGCAGCAGGTGAAGAAAGGGCAATCCGAGGCGGGAGCCCTTTGGGATTACTACATGGCCACGCAGTTTCAAGCGGTGCCGACTGAGAGTGAGGGGGAAGCGAACCTGGCACTCTACGGCCGAGGATTCAGCGGCCCCATGGACGGGCCCTCTCATATTGCATTCCGCACTGCGGGTGGCGAGTTATGGGCGTCCAAGCCGAGTCCCTCGAAATCTCCCGTCCTGCATGAAACGGCCGCCCAGATGACCGGCGGGCAAACTGGTGAGGTCTTCCGACTGTATGCACGGACAACAGGCCCCATGAGCCATGTCGTAGTACGTGAACGGCAGGCCCAGGTGAACCCATGA
- a CDS encoding DUF4157 domain-containing protein, which produces MPSPMMRRHSAVSLSPMVQRQCACGGSAVLAGNCEECRMKSSLGQSMQLKPVVSQPGDEYEREADRVADHVMHRPVRSTVPVAQPRVVGSGGSATLTAPPVVQEVLGAPGQPLDLATRAFFEPRFGHDFSHVRVHADDKAGVSARAIDAQAYTAGHNIVFGAGRFAPGTQAGRQLMAHELTHVVQQHSTRQAAGAVSAAAPVARKPTEAEGPEFTRAGWAAVNRLGIVYQESGVNLRDEAGTAGSPLARLPQNTKVHVLSRNPHSHWLAVSVVGDAFDKSCGRAGHVGTFGYVSDDYVWWKTPLPDTEAVLYSVQGKDPLSKVVQNHCQYKAYPIKVGDDARSLAMAVYLASQGNPETTKGVRINEQKFKKAQEGVDLIERIDPYRAGTQDLFDSIELVAGERIWLPGISYVEQLKQADILPSRPDWMNSAVETGKGIAGFSVGVVEGFVQSVLDVFIGVYDIVSGTFNGMLSLVNGEMLKAASDLIALIKEMSADDVKQLAGELLTAIGGLLSKSVEDFLYRWMKDPDPYRKWHFRGAVIGYILAEVAMAVFTAAIANVVKWVGKLGKVGGKLAKIIEGLLVKLEKLVPDRKTPERKLDKPDGADGREKSAQLPFALGAARAIAEAHDARDSAVPTLLASLVPLKKKYRWIKQFSAKRKAQSGHYEIVMHASSHTVDDDYTTEIEVTDRDLQDQITTQKIPLFAAKEWGTYSYSGRQLGIVDTLEGGPQAWYIRTGKGGTAGPGGPGKGDPSRFEGIAVLEELNHYNKRPIPGRATGEWMIKPSGGRLGAPGSPAEQANSSLSAWLKSQPLPKAGPDTTDVKLLNDWLRKHGVTLGGRYRVGDEVILLSPTNLTSMPNNTEYELVNGIIHKRKFCRIKDIP; this is translated from the coding sequence ATGCCGAGCCCGATGATGCGACGGCACTCAGCGGTTTCCCTCTCGCCCATGGTGCAGCGCCAATGTGCCTGCGGCGGGTCGGCCGTTCTAGCCGGGAACTGCGAGGAATGCCGGATGAAGTCATCCCTTGGTCAGTCCATGCAGCTCAAGCCGGTGGTCAGCCAGCCGGGTGACGAATACGAGCGGGAGGCCGATCGGGTGGCCGATCACGTGATGCACCGACCGGTGAGATCCACCGTGCCGGTTGCACAGCCGCGAGTAGTCGGTTCAGGCGGCTCGGCGACCTTGACGGCCCCTCCCGTCGTGCAGGAAGTGCTGGGGGCGCCGGGTCAACCGCTCGACCTCGCGACGCGCGCCTTTTTTGAGCCTCGTTTCGGACATGACTTCAGTCATGTCCGGGTCCATGCGGACGACAAGGCCGGCGTATCGGCGCGAGCGATCGATGCCCAAGCGTACACGGCCGGGCACAACATCGTCTTCGGTGCCGGGCGATTCGCTCCCGGGACGCAAGCGGGTCGCCAGTTGATGGCTCATGAACTCACGCATGTTGTGCAGCAGCATTCCACGAGGCAAGCGGCGGGGGCAGTTTCCGCAGCCGCGCCGGTTGCGAGAAAGCCGACCGAGGCCGAAGGCCCGGAGTTCACCCGAGCGGGCTGGGCGGCCGTGAACAGGCTGGGCATCGTCTACCAGGAAAGCGGGGTGAATCTTCGTGACGAGGCAGGCACTGCGGGATCGCCCCTCGCCAGACTGCCGCAGAATACCAAAGTTCACGTCCTCAGCCGCAACCCCCACAGTCATTGGTTAGCAGTGAGCGTGGTCGGCGATGCGTTCGACAAGAGCTGCGGGCGGGCCGGTCATGTCGGCACGTTCGGATACGTCTCCGATGACTACGTGTGGTGGAAGACGCCGCTTCCCGACACCGAGGCGGTCCTCTACTCGGTTCAAGGGAAAGACCCGTTAAGCAAGGTGGTGCAGAACCACTGCCAATACAAGGCTTATCCCATCAAGGTGGGGGATGATGCCCGGTCGCTGGCCATGGCGGTGTACCTCGCGAGCCAGGGCAACCCGGAGACCACAAAGGGCGTCCGGATCAACGAACAGAAATTCAAGAAGGCACAGGAAGGCGTCGACCTGATCGAACGGATCGATCCCTATCGAGCAGGGACACAAGACCTCTTCGATTCGATCGAGTTGGTTGCGGGAGAACGGATCTGGCTGCCGGGCATCAGCTATGTGGAACAGTTGAAACAGGCAGACATCCTGCCGTCCCGTCCCGATTGGATGAACAGCGCGGTTGAAACGGGGAAAGGGATCGCCGGCTTTTCGGTGGGCGTGGTGGAAGGCTTCGTGCAGTCGGTCCTCGACGTGTTCATCGGGGTCTACGATATTGTGTCCGGTACCTTCAACGGCATGCTGAGCCTGGTGAACGGCGAGATGCTCAAGGCCGCCTCCGACCTGATCGCCCTGATCAAGGAGATGTCAGCGGACGATGTCAAACAGTTGGCCGGGGAGTTGTTGACGGCAATCGGCGGCCTCCTGTCGAAATCCGTCGAGGATTTTCTGTATCGCTGGATGAAGGATCCCGATCCCTACCGCAAATGGCATTTTCGAGGGGCGGTCATCGGGTACATCCTGGCTGAAGTCGCGATGGCCGTCTTTACCGCCGCGATCGCCAACGTGGTCAAGTGGGTGGGCAAACTGGGCAAGGTCGGGGGCAAACTAGCCAAGATCATCGAAGGCCTGCTTGTCAAACTGGAAAAACTCGTGCCCGATCGCAAGACGCCCGAGCGGAAGCTCGACAAGCCTGATGGGGCAGACGGGCGGGAAAAGTCCGCTCAATTGCCGTTCGCGCTGGGCGCGGCGCGAGCCATCGCCGAAGCGCACGATGCGAGGGACAGCGCTGTTCCGACCCTCCTCGCGTCGCTGGTGCCGCTCAAGAAAAAGTATCGCTGGATCAAACAATTCAGCGCCAAGCGAAAGGCGCAGTCCGGTCATTACGAAATCGTCATGCATGCCAGTAGCCACACGGTTGACGATGACTATACGACCGAGATCGAGGTGACCGACCGGGATCTTCAAGATCAGATCACGACTCAAAAAATTCCCCTCTTTGCCGCGAAAGAGTGGGGCACATATTCCTATAGCGGAAGACAGCTCGGCATTGTGGATACATTGGAAGGCGGACCACAGGCCTGGTACATCAGAACCGGCAAGGGCGGAACGGCGGGGCCGGGGGGGCCGGGCAAGGGCGATCCGTCGCGTTTCGAGGGGATTGCTGTGTTGGAGGAACTCAATCACTACAACAAGCGACCCATTCCAGGCAGAGCCACCGGTGAGTGGATGATCAAGCCCTCCGGCGGACGGTTGGGCGCACCGGGGAGTCCTGCGGAACAGGCCAACAGCAGCCTGTCTGCCTGGTTGAAGAGTCAGCCCTTGCCGAAGGCGGGGCCGGATACGACGGACGTGAAGCTGTTGAACGACTGGCTGCGCAAACACGGCGTTACATTGGGAGGAAGGTACAGGGTAGGGGATGAGGTGATCTTGTTATCTCCCACGAATCTGACGTCTATGCCGAACAACACTGAATACGAGCTCGTCAACGGAATCATCCATAAACGCAAGTTCTGCCGAATCAAGGACATACCGTAG
- a CDS encoding DUF4157 domain-containing protein: MGPGQISTETPPAATPLCFYDYHCPDGFLVLTKRECKSAKSSAPHPPGAPSATVQRRVASGPSGPVGAPPSVQDVLGAPGRQLDRPTRSFFESRFGYDFGQVRVHADAKAAESARSVHALAYTVGRDVVFGAGQYAPDTTAGRRLLAHELTHVIQQGGRPASTIQRHKDDLVGYTGGQSGRVIVLNAGTPSYVAPAVSGHPGHGENEPSVGPIPTGTYAIQPQVTRAAVSNLQSGVCGANAIASGYQEITSTDKSPCDGAHYCNVPCATADNPAQQCYTPQDCWGPMRIKIQGSKTVTTPEGVRKRRDGFYLHGGNPRDAVSSGCVKTLDNGVFSEIRKLTGVKGTVPFCVGTACPKDLEGKGVMFQVSQAVIRAVATGSGMVRP, encoded by the coding sequence ATGGGACCAGGACAAATCTCCACAGAAACCCCGCCGGCCGCGACACCCCTGTGTTTTTACGATTACCACTGTCCGGACGGGTTTCTCGTCCTCACCAAACGAGAATGCAAAAGCGCCAAGTCGTCGGCGCCGCATCCGCCGGGCGCGCCTTCGGCGACGGTGCAGCGCCGAGTGGCCTCCGGCCCGTCCGGTCCGGTCGGTGCGCCGCCATCGGTGCAGGACGTGTTGGGGGCTCCCGGGCGGCAGCTGGATCGACCGACAAGGAGTTTTTTTGAGTCCCGGTTCGGGTACGACTTCGGGCAGGTCAGGGTACATGCCGATGCCAAGGCCGCTGAGTCGGCACGTTCGGTCCATGCCCTGGCCTATACCGTGGGACGGGATGTGGTGTTCGGGGCCGGGCAGTATGCACCGGATACGACCGCAGGGCGGCGGCTCCTCGCCCATGAACTGACTCATGTGATTCAGCAAGGCGGCCGGCCTGCGTCCACCATCCAACGGCACAAGGATGATCTGGTCGGCTACACAGGTGGGCAGAGCGGCCGTGTCATCGTGTTGAATGCCGGAACTCCCAGCTATGTCGCACCGGCGGTGTCGGGTCATCCAGGCCATGGCGAGAATGAGCCCAGTGTCGGGCCCATTCCGACCGGCACCTATGCCATTCAACCGCAGGTTACCAGGGCCGCCGTCTCCAACCTTCAAAGCGGCGTGTGCGGGGCGAATGCAATTGCCAGCGGCTACCAGGAGATCACCAGCACCGACAAGAGTCCCTGCGACGGTGCGCACTACTGCAACGTGCCCTGTGCCACGGCCGACAACCCGGCGCAGCAGTGTTATACGCCTCAGGATTGCTGGGGGCCGATGAGGATCAAGATCCAGGGGTCGAAGACCGTTACCACGCCGGAGGGGGTGCGAAAACGGCGGGACGGGTTCTACCTGCACGGCGGCAATCCGCGCGACGCCGTCAGCAGCGGGTGCGTCAAGACACTCGACAACGGCGTCTTTTCCGAGATCCGCAAACTCACGGGAGTGAAGGGAACGGTACCTTTTTGCGTCGGCACCGCCTGTCCGAAGGATCTCGAAGGGAAGGGAGTCATGTTCCAGGTGTCGCAGGCCGTGATCCGCGCGGTGGCCACGGGCAGCGGGATGGTCAGACCGTGA
- a CDS encoding LysM domain-containing protein, producing MSDPLQALLDSALKANSFPPTSRYYNVKTASLLTADGTMLVYLRRRFVPGSERFTVVQQHRVSAGERLDHLAATYVGDPEQYWRLCDANDAVRPDELTETLNRAIDIALPEGTTGVPGA from the coding sequence ATGAGCGATCCGTTACAGGCCTTACTCGACAGCGCACTGAAGGCCAATTCCTTTCCGCCCACCAGCCGCTATTACAACGTGAAGACCGCCTCGCTGCTCACCGCCGACGGCACCATGTTGGTGTACTTGCGGCGACGCTTCGTTCCGGGGAGCGAGCGATTCACCGTGGTGCAGCAACATCGGGTGTCGGCAGGGGAGCGGCTGGACCATTTGGCGGCGACCTATGTGGGCGATCCGGAGCAGTATTGGCGGTTGTGCGACGCGAACGACGCGGTGCGGCCCGACGAACTCACGGAGACCTTGAACCGCGCCATCGACATTGCACTGCCGGAAGGAACGACAGGAGTGCCCGGTGCTTAA
- a CDS encoding baseplate assembly protein has protein sequence MNDAQQYYGKYRGTVLNNIDPMQMGRLQVQVPDVAGLIPTSWAMPCFPASGKQMGVYMLPQIGAGVWVEFEQGNPDYPIWSGCWYGSVAEVPALGLAGIPVSPNMVIQTAAQNAIVISDVPGPTGGIMLKSATGATLIVNDTGIYIQNGKGAMVTLVGPAVTINNGALTIV, from the coding sequence ATGAATGACGCACAACAATACTACGGCAAGTATCGCGGCACGGTTCTGAACAATATCGATCCCATGCAGATGGGGCGGCTACAAGTTCAGGTGCCGGATGTGGCGGGATTGATTCCGACGTCGTGGGCCATGCCCTGCTTTCCCGCCAGCGGCAAACAGATGGGAGTCTACATGCTGCCGCAGATCGGCGCGGGGGTCTGGGTGGAGTTCGAGCAGGGGAATCCGGACTATCCGATCTGGAGCGGCTGCTGGTACGGCAGCGTGGCCGAGGTTCCGGCTCTGGGGTTGGCGGGCATTCCGGTCAGCCCCAACATGGTGATTCAGACGGCGGCTCAAAATGCCATCGTGATCAGCGACGTGCCGGGTCCGACCGGCGGCATTATGCTCAAGAGCGCGACCGGCGCCACGCTGATCGTCAACGACACCGGCATTTATATCCAGAACGGTAAAGGCGCCATGGTCACCCTGGTGGGGCCGGCGGTGACGATCAACAATGGCGCGCTCACCATCGTCTAG
- a CDS encoding GPW/gp25 family protein, producing MHVDFPYRFDARGRTSGTDEADHIRDLIEQVLFTSPGERVMRPDFGSGLLQVVFAPNSEVLAATTQVLVQSALQRWLGEWILVEAVRVEAVDSTLRVTVQYVIRQTGDRVTGSFTQGGGV from the coding sequence ATGCACGTCGATTTTCCCTATCGGTTTGATGCGCGCGGCCGAACCTCCGGGACGGATGAGGCCGACCATATTCGCGACCTGATCGAGCAGGTGCTCTTCACGAGTCCCGGCGAACGCGTGATGCGGCCGGACTTCGGGAGCGGCCTCTTACAGGTGGTGTTCGCACCCAATAGCGAGGTGTTGGCGGCTACGACGCAGGTGCTCGTGCAGAGCGCGCTGCAACGGTGGCTGGGCGAATGGATCCTGGTGGAGGCCGTCCGGGTTGAAGCGGTGGACTCAACCCTTCGGGTGACCGTGCAATATGTCATCCGGCAGACCGGCGACCGCGTCACCGGGAGCTTTACGCAAGGAGGCGGAGTGTGA